CGCGAGACCCTGGACGGCAATGCCGCGATGAAGGCGAAGGTCGAGGCGATCCGTCTCAAGGCCGGCCCGCTGATGAATCTGGGTGACGTCAGCGAGAAATCGGTACCCAAGATGATGCTGGTGGCGACGCCGCGAGACGGCGGCGCGATCGCCGTCCGGTCGTTGATCCCGCACCGCGTCCACGCCTCGATCGGCGTGCTCGGCGCGGTCAGCGTCGCGACCGCGTGCCTTGTCGACGGGTCGCCGGCGCAGGCGGTGGCCAGGGTGCCCGAAGGCGCCACCAAGACGCTGGGCGTCGAGCATCCCACCGGCGTCACCGAATGCGTCGTGACCGTGGACGCCGATGGCGCGCCGGTCGAGGCGGGGATGCTGCGCACCGCGCGTAAACTGATGGACGGAGAAGTCTTCGCATGAGCACCGACGAACAAGGCCGGATCAGAAGCTGGACGCTGACGCCGTCGCAGCCGCGCTACGAGCCCCCCGCCGGCGCGGTCGATGCGCATTGCCATGTGTTCGGGCCGATGGCGGACTTCCCGTTCAGCGCCAAGGCCAAATATCTGCCGCAGGATGCCGGCCCCGACGCGCTGTTCGCGCTGCGCGAGCGGCTGGGCTTCGCGCGCAACGTGATCGTGCAGGCTAGCTGCCACGGCACCGACAACCGTGCGACGTTGAACGGCATCGCCGTCTCCAGCGGCACCTGCCGCGGCGTCGCGGTGGTCGATCCGGCGATCGGCGACGAGGAACTGGATGCGCTCCACGCCGGCGGCATCCGCGGCGTGCGCTTCAACTTCCTCAAGCGGCTGGTGGACGATGCGCCGAAGGACAAGTTCCTCCAGGTGGCGCAGCGCATCCAGCGGCTCGGCTGGCACGTCGTGGTCTATTTCGAGGCCGACATTCTCGACGAGATGAAACCGTTCCTCGCCGCGATCCCGACCCCGATCGTGATCGACCATATGGGCCGGCCGGACGTGACGCATGGCCCCGACGGCCCCGACATGACCGCGTTCCGCGCGCTGCTGGACAGCCGCGACGATATCTGGACCAAGGTCACCTGCCCCGACCGGCTCGATCCCGCGGGGGAGCCCTATGCCGATTTCGTCCGTTCGGTGCGCCCGCTGGTAGAGGCCTATCCCGATCGCGTGCTGTGGGGCACGGATTGGCCGCACCCCAATATGGAAACGCGCATTCCCGACGACGGCCGGCTCGTCGACGTGATCCCGCAGATCGCGACCACCGCCGCGTTGCAGCACAAGCTGCTCGTCGCCAATCCGATGCGCCTTTACTGGCCGGAAGAAGCATGACCCGGACGATCGCCGGCCGCGCCGTCCATCCCGTCGGCCTGGGCTGCATGGTGCTGAGCCACGCCTATGGCACGCCGCCGGACCGCGAGGCGGCCGGCCGCCTGCTCAACGAGGCACTCGACCTCGGTTACGACCATCTCGACACCGCCGCGCTCTACGGCTTCGGCACCAACGAAACGCTGATCGGCGAAACCATCGCGCACCGCCGCGACGCCTATTTTCTCGCGTCCAAATGCGGGTTGACCGGAGTCGACGACAAGCGCGTGATCGACGGGCGCCCGGAAACGCTGCGCAGGACGATCGACGAGGCGCTGACCCGGCTCAAGACCGATCGCATCGACCTCTATTATCTCCACCGCTGGGACAAGGCGGTGCCGATCGAGGAGTCGGTGGGCGAACTCGCGCGGATGATCGAGGCCGGCAAGGTCCTGTCGATCGGGCTCAGCGAGGTTTCGGCGGCCACCTTGCGGAAGGCGCATGCCGTCCACCCGATCGCAGCGGTGCAGAACGAATATTCGCTCTGGTCGCGCAACGCGGAACTCGGCGCGCTGGAGGCTACGCGCGAACTGGGCGCCGCGTTCGTCGCCTTCTCGCCGCTCGCGCGCGGCTTTCTTGCCGGCGGCGTGCCCTCGGTCGAGGCGCTGCCGCAGGGCGACATCCGTCGCGCCATGCCCCGTTTCCAGGGCGAGAATTTCGCGCGCAACCGGGCGCTGCTGGCCGAACTCACCGCAATCGCCGTTCATCTCGACGCGACACCCGCGCAACTCTGCTTGCGCTGGCTGGCGGACCGGGCCCCGCATGTCGTGACGATCCCCGGCACCACCAACACTGCGCATCTGCGCGAGAACCTGGCGAGCGAACTTGCACCGTTGCCCGGCGCCGTTGCCGACACGCTCGACCG
The window above is part of the Sphingomonas sanxanigenens DSM 19645 = NX02 genome. Proteins encoded here:
- a CDS encoding amidohydrolase family protein; translation: MSTDEQGRIRSWTLTPSQPRYEPPAGAVDAHCHVFGPMADFPFSAKAKYLPQDAGPDALFALRERLGFARNVIVQASCHGTDNRATLNGIAVSSGTCRGVAVVDPAIGDEELDALHAGGIRGVRFNFLKRLVDDAPKDKFLQVAQRIQRLGWHVVVYFEADILDEMKPFLAAIPTPIVIDHMGRPDVTHGPDGPDMTAFRALLDSRDDIWTKVTCPDRLDPAGEPYADFVRSVRPLVEAYPDRVLWGTDWPHPNMETRIPDDGRLVDVIPQIATTAALQHKLLVANPMRLYWPEEA
- a CDS encoding aldo/keto reductase, translating into MTRTIAGRAVHPVGLGCMVLSHAYGTPPDREAAGRLLNEALDLGYDHLDTAALYGFGTNETLIGETIAHRRDAYFLASKCGLTGVDDKRVIDGRPETLRRTIDEALTRLKTDRIDLYYLHRWDKAVPIEESVGELARMIEAGKVLSIGLSEVSAATLRKAHAVHPIAAVQNEYSLWSRNAELGALEATRELGAAFVAFSPLARGFLAGGVPSVEALPQGDIRRAMPRFQGENFARNRALLAELTAIAVHLDATPAQLCLRWLADRAPHVVTIPGTTNTAHLRENLASELAPLPGAVADTLDRLFRPQAIAGPRYPAATLAEIDTEEFA